A single region of the Sciurus carolinensis chromosome 16, mSciCar1.2, whole genome shotgun sequence genome encodes:
- the Bcar1 gene encoding breast cancer anti-estrogen resistance protein 1 isoform X3: MNYLNVLAKALYDNVAESPDELSFRKGDIMTVLERDTQGLDGWWLCSLHGRQGIVPGNRLKILVGMYDKKPAGPGPGPPTTPAQPQPGLSQGLHAAAPPASQYTPMLPAAYQPQPDSVYLVPTPSKTQQGLYQSPGPSPQFQSPPAKQASTSSKQTPHHPFSSPATDLYQVPPGPGSPAQDIYQVPPSAGIGHDIYQVPPSMDTRSWDGTKPPAKVVVPTRVGQGYVYEASQLEQDEYDIPRHLLAPGPQDIYDVPPVRGMLPSQYGQEVYDTPPMAVKGPNGRDPVLDVYDVPPSVEKGLLPSNHHAVYDIPPSVSKDVPDGPLMREETYDVPPAFAKAKPFDPARHPLILAAPPPDSPPAEDVYDVPPPAPDLYDVPPGLRRPGPGTLYDVPRDRALPPEVADSSVVDDGVYSVPPPAEREAPADGKRLSASSTGSTRSSQSASSLEVAVPGREPLELEFAVESLARLQQGVSATVAHLLDLVGSAGGAGGWRSTPEPPEPPVQDLRAAVAAVQGAVLELLEFARSAVSNAAHTSDRTLHAKLSRQLQKMEDVYQTLVAHGPVLDSGRGGPGFTLEDLDRLVACSRAVPEDAKQLASFLHGNASLLFRRTKATAPGPEGGGPLHPNPTDKASSIQSRPLPSPPKFTSQDSPDGQYENSEGGWMEDYDYVHLQGKEEFEKTQKELLEKGNIMRQGKGQLELQQLKQFERLEQEVSRPIDHDLANWTPAQPLAPGRAGGPGPSDRQLLLFYLEQCEANLSTLTDAVEAFFTAVATNQPPKIFVAHSKFVILSAHKLVFIGDTLSRQAKAADVRSQVTHYSNLLCDLLRGIVATTKAAALQYPSPSAAQDMVDRVKELGHSTQQFRRVLGQLATA, encoded by the exons AACGTGCTGGCCAAAGCCCTTTATGACAACGTGGCTGAGTCCCCGGATGAGCTCTCCTTCCGCAAGGGTGACATCATGACAGTGCTGGAGCGGGACACACAGGGCCTGGATGGTTGGTGGCTCTGCTCGCTGCATGGGCGTCAGGGCATCGTGCCTGGGAACCGCCTCAAGATCCTGGTGGGCATGTACGACAAGAAGCCGGCagggcctggccctggcccacctaccaccccagcccagccccagcctggcctCTCACAGGGCCTCCATGCCGCGGCACCCCCAGCTTCCCAGTACACCCCCATGCTCCCTGCTGCATACCAGCCCCAGCCCGACAGCGTCTACCTGGTACCCACACCCAGCAAGACTCAGCAAGGCCTCTACCAATCCCCTGGGCCCAGCCCACAGTTCCAGTCACCCCCAGCCAAGCAGGCGTCCACATCCTCTAAGCAGACACCCCATCACCCGTTTTCCAGCCCCGCTACAGACCTTTACCAGGTGCCCCCAGGACCTGGAAGTCCTGCCCAGGACATTTACCAGGTGCCACCTTCTGCTGGCATAGGGCATGACATCTACCAGGTTCCCCCATCCATGGATACCCGCAGCTGGGATGGGACGAAGCCACCTGCAAAG GTGGTGGTGCCCACCCGAGTTGGGCAGGGATACGTATACGAGGCCTCCCAGCTGGAGCAGGATGAGTATGATATCCCGCGCCACCTGCTGGCCCCAGGACCCCAGGACATCTACGACGTACCCCCTGTTCGGGGTATGCTTCCCAGCCAGTATGGCCAGGAG GTATATGACACACCCCCCATGGCTGTCAAGGGTCCTAATGGCCGAGACCCAGTGCTGGATGTATATGATGTGCCCCCCAGTGTGGAGAAGGGCCTGCTACCATCAAATCACCATGCG GTGTATGACATTCCTCCCTCGGTGAGCAAGGATGTGCCTGATGGTCCACTGATGCGCGAGGAGACCTATGATGTGCCCCCTGCCTTTGCCAAGGCCAAGCCCTTTGACCCAGCTCGCCACCCGCTAATCCTTGCTGCACCTCCCCCGGACTCCCCGCCAGCTGAGGATGTGTATGATGTACCACCCCCCGCGCCTGACCTCTATGACGTGCCCCCTGGCCTGAGGAGGCCTGGTCCCGGCACGCTCTACGATGTGCCTCGTGACCGGGCGCTTCCTCCCGAGGTGGCCGATAGCAGCGTGGTTGACGATGGCGTGTATTCTGTGCCCCCGCCCGCTGAGCGAGAGGCTCCAGCTGACGGCAAGCGCCTGTCGGCCTCCAGCACAGGCAGCACGCGCAGCAGCCAGTCAGCGTCCTCCTTGGAGGTGGCGGTGCCAGGCCGGGAGCCCCTGGAGCTAGAGTTCGCAGTGGAGTCCTTGGCACGGTTGCAGCAGGGCGTGAGTGCCACCGTGGCCCACCTTCTGGACCTGGTGGGCAGTGCTGGTGGGGCTGGAGGCTGGCGTAGCACCCCTGAGCCTCCGGAGCCACCAGTGCAGGACTTACGGGCTGCAGTGGCTGCTGTCCAGGGGGCTGTCCTTGAGCTACTGGAGTTTGCTCGCAGTGCCGTGAGCAACGCTGCCCACACTTCTGACCGCACCTTGCATGCCAAGCTTAGTCGGCAGCTGCAGAAAATGGAGGATGTGTACCAGACTTTGGTGGCACATGGTCCGGTGCTTGACAGTGGCCGGGGAGGCCCAGGGTTTACTCTTGAAGATCTGGACCGCCTGGTGGCCTGCTCCCGGGCTGTACCTGAGGATGCCAAGCAGCTGGCCTCCTTCTTGCATGGCAATGCCTCACTGCTCTTCAGACGGACCAAGGCCACCGCCCCAGGACCTGAGGGGGGCGGCCCCCTGCATCCCAATCCCACTGACAAGGCCAGCAGCATCCAGTCACGGCCCCTGCCCTCACCCCCAAAGTTTACCTCCCAGGACTCTCCAGACGGGCAGTACGAGAACAGCGAGGGGGGCTGGATGGAGGATTATGACTACGTCCACCTGCAG GGGaaggaagagtttgagaagaCCCAGAAGGAGCTGCTGGAGAAGGGCAACATCATGCGACAGGGAAAGGGCCAGCTGGAACTGCAGCAG CTGAAGCAGTTCGAGCGCCTGGAGCAGGAGGTGTCACGCCCCATAGACCACGACCTGGCCAACTGGACCCCGGCCCAGCCCTTGGCCCCAGGACGTGCAGGTGGCCCGGGGCCCTCAGACCGACAGCTGCTGCTCTTCTACCTGGAGCAGTGCGAGGCCAACCTGAGCACGCTGACGGATGCGGTGGAAGCCTTCTTCACTGCCGTGGCCACCAACCAGCCACCCAAGATCTTCGTGGCACACAGCAAGTTCGTCATCCTCAGTGCCCACAAGCTGGTGTTTATTGGGGACACGCTGTCACGGCAGGCCAAGGCAGCTGACGTGCGCAGCCAGGTGACCCACTACAGCAACCTGCTGTGTGATCTTCTGCGTGGCATTGTGGCCACCACCAAGGCTGCTGCCCTACAGTACCCGTCCCCCTCTGCTGCCCAGGACATGGTGGACAGGGTCAAGGAGTTGGGCCATAGCACCCAGCAGTTCCGCCGGGTCTTAGGCCAGCTAGCCACTGCCTGA
- the Bcar1 gene encoding breast cancer anti-estrogen resistance protein 1 isoform X2 — translation MIIITAALPGVVRLALVQKWLSGASSMPSQNVLAKALYDNVAESPDELSFRKGDIMTVLERDTQGLDGWWLCSLHGRQGIVPGNRLKILVGMYDKKPAGPGPGPPTTPAQPQPGLSQGLHAAAPPASQYTPMLPAAYQPQPDSVYLVPTPSKTQQGLYQSPGPSPQFQSPPAKQASTSSKQTPHHPFSSPATDLYQVPPGPGSPAQDIYQVPPSAGIGHDIYQVPPSMDTRSWDGTKPPAKVVVPTRVGQGYVYEASQLEQDEYDIPRHLLAPGPQDIYDVPPVRGMLPSQYGQEVYDTPPMAVKGPNGRDPVLDVYDVPPSVEKGLLPSNHHAVYDIPPSVSKDVPDGPLMREETYDVPPAFAKAKPFDPARHPLILAAPPPDSPPAEDVYDVPPPAPDLYDVPPGLRRPGPGTLYDVPRDRALPPEVADSSVVDDGVYSVPPPAEREAPADGKRLSASSTGSTRSSQSASSLEVAVPGREPLELEFAVESLARLQQGVSATVAHLLDLVGSAGGAGGWRSTPEPPEPPVQDLRAAVAAVQGAVLELLEFARSAVSNAAHTSDRTLHAKLSRQLQKMEDVYQTLVAHGPVLDSGRGGPGFTLEDLDRLVACSRAVPEDAKQLASFLHGNASLLFRRTKATAPGPEGGGPLHPNPTDKASSIQSRPLPSPPKFTSQDSPDGQYENSEGGWMEDYDYVHLQGKEEFEKTQKELLEKGNIMRQGKGQLELQQLKQFERLEQEVSRPIDHDLANWTPAQPLAPGRAGGPGPSDRQLLLFYLEQCEANLSTLTDAVEAFFTAVATNQPPKIFVAHSKFVILSAHKLVFIGDTLSRQAKAADVRSQVTHYSNLLCDLLRGIVATTKAAALQYPSPSAAQDMVDRVKELGHSTQQFRRVLGQLATA, via the exons ATGATTATCATCACGGCTGCCCTACCTGGTGTGGTGAGGCTGGCGTTGGTGCAGAAGTGGCTTTCAGGAGCATCTTCAATGCCATCTCAG AACGTGCTGGCCAAAGCCCTTTATGACAACGTGGCTGAGTCCCCGGATGAGCTCTCCTTCCGCAAGGGTGACATCATGACAGTGCTGGAGCGGGACACACAGGGCCTGGATGGTTGGTGGCTCTGCTCGCTGCATGGGCGTCAGGGCATCGTGCCTGGGAACCGCCTCAAGATCCTGGTGGGCATGTACGACAAGAAGCCGGCagggcctggccctggcccacctaccaccccagcccagccccagcctggcctCTCACAGGGCCTCCATGCCGCGGCACCCCCAGCTTCCCAGTACACCCCCATGCTCCCTGCTGCATACCAGCCCCAGCCCGACAGCGTCTACCTGGTACCCACACCCAGCAAGACTCAGCAAGGCCTCTACCAATCCCCTGGGCCCAGCCCACAGTTCCAGTCACCCCCAGCCAAGCAGGCGTCCACATCCTCTAAGCAGACACCCCATCACCCGTTTTCCAGCCCCGCTACAGACCTTTACCAGGTGCCCCCAGGACCTGGAAGTCCTGCCCAGGACATTTACCAGGTGCCACCTTCTGCTGGCATAGGGCATGACATCTACCAGGTTCCCCCATCCATGGATACCCGCAGCTGGGATGGGACGAAGCCACCTGCAAAG GTGGTGGTGCCCACCCGAGTTGGGCAGGGATACGTATACGAGGCCTCCCAGCTGGAGCAGGATGAGTATGATATCCCGCGCCACCTGCTGGCCCCAGGACCCCAGGACATCTACGACGTACCCCCTGTTCGGGGTATGCTTCCCAGCCAGTATGGCCAGGAG GTATATGACACACCCCCCATGGCTGTCAAGGGTCCTAATGGCCGAGACCCAGTGCTGGATGTATATGATGTGCCCCCCAGTGTGGAGAAGGGCCTGCTACCATCAAATCACCATGCG GTGTATGACATTCCTCCCTCGGTGAGCAAGGATGTGCCTGATGGTCCACTGATGCGCGAGGAGACCTATGATGTGCCCCCTGCCTTTGCCAAGGCCAAGCCCTTTGACCCAGCTCGCCACCCGCTAATCCTTGCTGCACCTCCCCCGGACTCCCCGCCAGCTGAGGATGTGTATGATGTACCACCCCCCGCGCCTGACCTCTATGACGTGCCCCCTGGCCTGAGGAGGCCTGGTCCCGGCACGCTCTACGATGTGCCTCGTGACCGGGCGCTTCCTCCCGAGGTGGCCGATAGCAGCGTGGTTGACGATGGCGTGTATTCTGTGCCCCCGCCCGCTGAGCGAGAGGCTCCAGCTGACGGCAAGCGCCTGTCGGCCTCCAGCACAGGCAGCACGCGCAGCAGCCAGTCAGCGTCCTCCTTGGAGGTGGCGGTGCCAGGCCGGGAGCCCCTGGAGCTAGAGTTCGCAGTGGAGTCCTTGGCACGGTTGCAGCAGGGCGTGAGTGCCACCGTGGCCCACCTTCTGGACCTGGTGGGCAGTGCTGGTGGGGCTGGAGGCTGGCGTAGCACCCCTGAGCCTCCGGAGCCACCAGTGCAGGACTTACGGGCTGCAGTGGCTGCTGTCCAGGGGGCTGTCCTTGAGCTACTGGAGTTTGCTCGCAGTGCCGTGAGCAACGCTGCCCACACTTCTGACCGCACCTTGCATGCCAAGCTTAGTCGGCAGCTGCAGAAAATGGAGGATGTGTACCAGACTTTGGTGGCACATGGTCCGGTGCTTGACAGTGGCCGGGGAGGCCCAGGGTTTACTCTTGAAGATCTGGACCGCCTGGTGGCCTGCTCCCGGGCTGTACCTGAGGATGCCAAGCAGCTGGCCTCCTTCTTGCATGGCAATGCCTCACTGCTCTTCAGACGGACCAAGGCCACCGCCCCAGGACCTGAGGGGGGCGGCCCCCTGCATCCCAATCCCACTGACAAGGCCAGCAGCATCCAGTCACGGCCCCTGCCCTCACCCCCAAAGTTTACCTCCCAGGACTCTCCAGACGGGCAGTACGAGAACAGCGAGGGGGGCTGGATGGAGGATTATGACTACGTCCACCTGCAG GGGaaggaagagtttgagaagaCCCAGAAGGAGCTGCTGGAGAAGGGCAACATCATGCGACAGGGAAAGGGCCAGCTGGAACTGCAGCAG CTGAAGCAGTTCGAGCGCCTGGAGCAGGAGGTGTCACGCCCCATAGACCACGACCTGGCCAACTGGACCCCGGCCCAGCCCTTGGCCCCAGGACGTGCAGGTGGCCCGGGGCCCTCAGACCGACAGCTGCTGCTCTTCTACCTGGAGCAGTGCGAGGCCAACCTGAGCACGCTGACGGATGCGGTGGAAGCCTTCTTCACTGCCGTGGCCACCAACCAGCCACCCAAGATCTTCGTGGCACACAGCAAGTTCGTCATCCTCAGTGCCCACAAGCTGGTGTTTATTGGGGACACGCTGTCACGGCAGGCCAAGGCAGCTGACGTGCGCAGCCAGGTGACCCACTACAGCAACCTGCTGTGTGATCTTCTGCGTGGCATTGTGGCCACCACCAAGGCTGCTGCCCTACAGTACCCGTCCCCCTCTGCTGCCCAGGACATGGTGGACAGGGTCAAGGAGTTGGGCCATAGCACCCAGCAGTTCCGCCGGGTCTTAGGCCAGCTAGCCACTGCCTGA
- the Bcar1 gene encoding breast cancer anti-estrogen resistance protein 1 isoform X4, with product MSVPNVLAKALYDNVAESPDELSFRKGDIMTVLERDTQGLDGWWLCSLHGRQGIVPGNRLKILVGMYDKKPAGPGPGPPTTPAQPQPGLSQGLHAAAPPASQYTPMLPAAYQPQPDSVYLVPTPSKTQQGLYQSPGPSPQFQSPPAKQASTSSKQTPHHPFSSPATDLYQVPPGPGSPAQDIYQVPPSAGIGHDIYQVPPSMDTRSWDGTKPPAKVVVPTRVGQGYVYEASQLEQDEYDIPRHLLAPGPQDIYDVPPVRGMLPSQYGQEVYDTPPMAVKGPNGRDPVLDVYDVPPSVEKGLLPSNHHAVYDIPPSVSKDVPDGPLMREETYDVPPAFAKAKPFDPARHPLILAAPPPDSPPAEDVYDVPPPAPDLYDVPPGLRRPGPGTLYDVPRDRALPPEVADSSVVDDGVYSVPPPAEREAPADGKRLSASSTGSTRSSQSASSLEVAVPGREPLELEFAVESLARLQQGVSATVAHLLDLVGSAGGAGGWRSTPEPPEPPVQDLRAAVAAVQGAVLELLEFARSAVSNAAHTSDRTLHAKLSRQLQKMEDVYQTLVAHGPVLDSGRGGPGFTLEDLDRLVACSRAVPEDAKQLASFLHGNASLLFRRTKATAPGPEGGGPLHPNPTDKASSIQSRPLPSPPKFTSQDSPDGQYENSEGGWMEDYDYVHLQGKEEFEKTQKELLEKGNIMRQGKGQLELQQLKQFERLEQEVSRPIDHDLANWTPAQPLAPGRAGGPGPSDRQLLLFYLEQCEANLSTLTDAVEAFFTAVATNQPPKIFVAHSKFVILSAHKLVFIGDTLSRQAKAADVRSQVTHYSNLLCDLLRGIVATTKAAALQYPSPSAAQDMVDRVKELGHSTQQFRRVLGQLATA from the exons AACGTGCTGGCCAAAGCCCTTTATGACAACGTGGCTGAGTCCCCGGATGAGCTCTCCTTCCGCAAGGGTGACATCATGACAGTGCTGGAGCGGGACACACAGGGCCTGGATGGTTGGTGGCTCTGCTCGCTGCATGGGCGTCAGGGCATCGTGCCTGGGAACCGCCTCAAGATCCTGGTGGGCATGTACGACAAGAAGCCGGCagggcctggccctggcccacctaccaccccagcccagccccagcctggcctCTCACAGGGCCTCCATGCCGCGGCACCCCCAGCTTCCCAGTACACCCCCATGCTCCCTGCTGCATACCAGCCCCAGCCCGACAGCGTCTACCTGGTACCCACACCCAGCAAGACTCAGCAAGGCCTCTACCAATCCCCTGGGCCCAGCCCACAGTTCCAGTCACCCCCAGCCAAGCAGGCGTCCACATCCTCTAAGCAGACACCCCATCACCCGTTTTCCAGCCCCGCTACAGACCTTTACCAGGTGCCCCCAGGACCTGGAAGTCCTGCCCAGGACATTTACCAGGTGCCACCTTCTGCTGGCATAGGGCATGACATCTACCAGGTTCCCCCATCCATGGATACCCGCAGCTGGGATGGGACGAAGCCACCTGCAAAG GTGGTGGTGCCCACCCGAGTTGGGCAGGGATACGTATACGAGGCCTCCCAGCTGGAGCAGGATGAGTATGATATCCCGCGCCACCTGCTGGCCCCAGGACCCCAGGACATCTACGACGTACCCCCTGTTCGGGGTATGCTTCCCAGCCAGTATGGCCAGGAG GTATATGACACACCCCCCATGGCTGTCAAGGGTCCTAATGGCCGAGACCCAGTGCTGGATGTATATGATGTGCCCCCCAGTGTGGAGAAGGGCCTGCTACCATCAAATCACCATGCG GTGTATGACATTCCTCCCTCGGTGAGCAAGGATGTGCCTGATGGTCCACTGATGCGCGAGGAGACCTATGATGTGCCCCCTGCCTTTGCCAAGGCCAAGCCCTTTGACCCAGCTCGCCACCCGCTAATCCTTGCTGCACCTCCCCCGGACTCCCCGCCAGCTGAGGATGTGTATGATGTACCACCCCCCGCGCCTGACCTCTATGACGTGCCCCCTGGCCTGAGGAGGCCTGGTCCCGGCACGCTCTACGATGTGCCTCGTGACCGGGCGCTTCCTCCCGAGGTGGCCGATAGCAGCGTGGTTGACGATGGCGTGTATTCTGTGCCCCCGCCCGCTGAGCGAGAGGCTCCAGCTGACGGCAAGCGCCTGTCGGCCTCCAGCACAGGCAGCACGCGCAGCAGCCAGTCAGCGTCCTCCTTGGAGGTGGCGGTGCCAGGCCGGGAGCCCCTGGAGCTAGAGTTCGCAGTGGAGTCCTTGGCACGGTTGCAGCAGGGCGTGAGTGCCACCGTGGCCCACCTTCTGGACCTGGTGGGCAGTGCTGGTGGGGCTGGAGGCTGGCGTAGCACCCCTGAGCCTCCGGAGCCACCAGTGCAGGACTTACGGGCTGCAGTGGCTGCTGTCCAGGGGGCTGTCCTTGAGCTACTGGAGTTTGCTCGCAGTGCCGTGAGCAACGCTGCCCACACTTCTGACCGCACCTTGCATGCCAAGCTTAGTCGGCAGCTGCAGAAAATGGAGGATGTGTACCAGACTTTGGTGGCACATGGTCCGGTGCTTGACAGTGGCCGGGGAGGCCCAGGGTTTACTCTTGAAGATCTGGACCGCCTGGTGGCCTGCTCCCGGGCTGTACCTGAGGATGCCAAGCAGCTGGCCTCCTTCTTGCATGGCAATGCCTCACTGCTCTTCAGACGGACCAAGGCCACCGCCCCAGGACCTGAGGGGGGCGGCCCCCTGCATCCCAATCCCACTGACAAGGCCAGCAGCATCCAGTCACGGCCCCTGCCCTCACCCCCAAAGTTTACCTCCCAGGACTCTCCAGACGGGCAGTACGAGAACAGCGAGGGGGGCTGGATGGAGGATTATGACTACGTCCACCTGCAG GGGaaggaagagtttgagaagaCCCAGAAGGAGCTGCTGGAGAAGGGCAACATCATGCGACAGGGAAAGGGCCAGCTGGAACTGCAGCAG CTGAAGCAGTTCGAGCGCCTGGAGCAGGAGGTGTCACGCCCCATAGACCACGACCTGGCCAACTGGACCCCGGCCCAGCCCTTGGCCCCAGGACGTGCAGGTGGCCCGGGGCCCTCAGACCGACAGCTGCTGCTCTTCTACCTGGAGCAGTGCGAGGCCAACCTGAGCACGCTGACGGATGCGGTGGAAGCCTTCTTCACTGCCGTGGCCACCAACCAGCCACCCAAGATCTTCGTGGCACACAGCAAGTTCGTCATCCTCAGTGCCCACAAGCTGGTGTTTATTGGGGACACGCTGTCACGGCAGGCCAAGGCAGCTGACGTGCGCAGCCAGGTGACCCACTACAGCAACCTGCTGTGTGATCTTCTGCGTGGCATTGTGGCCACCACCAAGGCTGCTGCCCTACAGTACCCGTCCCCCTCTGCTGCCCAGGACATGGTGGACAGGGTCAAGGAGTTGGGCCATAGCACCCAGCAGTTCCGCCGGGTCTTAGGCCAGCTAGCCACTGCCTGA
- the Bcar1 gene encoding breast cancer anti-estrogen resistance protein 1 isoform X1 gives MQGLGAGAAGPQESSWIRESCWRTARSPPAGPERGTCSQAPGFSHTFAPCQNVLAKALYDNVAESPDELSFRKGDIMTVLERDTQGLDGWWLCSLHGRQGIVPGNRLKILVGMYDKKPAGPGPGPPTTPAQPQPGLSQGLHAAAPPASQYTPMLPAAYQPQPDSVYLVPTPSKTQQGLYQSPGPSPQFQSPPAKQASTSSKQTPHHPFSSPATDLYQVPPGPGSPAQDIYQVPPSAGIGHDIYQVPPSMDTRSWDGTKPPAKVVVPTRVGQGYVYEASQLEQDEYDIPRHLLAPGPQDIYDVPPVRGMLPSQYGQEVYDTPPMAVKGPNGRDPVLDVYDVPPSVEKGLLPSNHHAVYDIPPSVSKDVPDGPLMREETYDVPPAFAKAKPFDPARHPLILAAPPPDSPPAEDVYDVPPPAPDLYDVPPGLRRPGPGTLYDVPRDRALPPEVADSSVVDDGVYSVPPPAEREAPADGKRLSASSTGSTRSSQSASSLEVAVPGREPLELEFAVESLARLQQGVSATVAHLLDLVGSAGGAGGWRSTPEPPEPPVQDLRAAVAAVQGAVLELLEFARSAVSNAAHTSDRTLHAKLSRQLQKMEDVYQTLVAHGPVLDSGRGGPGFTLEDLDRLVACSRAVPEDAKQLASFLHGNASLLFRRTKATAPGPEGGGPLHPNPTDKASSIQSRPLPSPPKFTSQDSPDGQYENSEGGWMEDYDYVHLQGKEEFEKTQKELLEKGNIMRQGKGQLELQQLKQFERLEQEVSRPIDHDLANWTPAQPLAPGRAGGPGPSDRQLLLFYLEQCEANLSTLTDAVEAFFTAVATNQPPKIFVAHSKFVILSAHKLVFIGDTLSRQAKAADVRSQVTHYSNLLCDLLRGIVATTKAAALQYPSPSAAQDMVDRVKELGHSTQQFRRVLGQLATA, from the exons GTCCTGAACGTGGAACTTGCTCACAAGCCCCAGGCTTCTCCCACACTTTTGCTCCCTGCCAG AACGTGCTGGCCAAAGCCCTTTATGACAACGTGGCTGAGTCCCCGGATGAGCTCTCCTTCCGCAAGGGTGACATCATGACAGTGCTGGAGCGGGACACACAGGGCCTGGATGGTTGGTGGCTCTGCTCGCTGCATGGGCGTCAGGGCATCGTGCCTGGGAACCGCCTCAAGATCCTGGTGGGCATGTACGACAAGAAGCCGGCagggcctggccctggcccacctaccaccccagcccagccccagcctggcctCTCACAGGGCCTCCATGCCGCGGCACCCCCAGCTTCCCAGTACACCCCCATGCTCCCTGCTGCATACCAGCCCCAGCCCGACAGCGTCTACCTGGTACCCACACCCAGCAAGACTCAGCAAGGCCTCTACCAATCCCCTGGGCCCAGCCCACAGTTCCAGTCACCCCCAGCCAAGCAGGCGTCCACATCCTCTAAGCAGACACCCCATCACCCGTTTTCCAGCCCCGCTACAGACCTTTACCAGGTGCCCCCAGGACCTGGAAGTCCTGCCCAGGACATTTACCAGGTGCCACCTTCTGCTGGCATAGGGCATGACATCTACCAGGTTCCCCCATCCATGGATACCCGCAGCTGGGATGGGACGAAGCCACCTGCAAAG GTGGTGGTGCCCACCCGAGTTGGGCAGGGATACGTATACGAGGCCTCCCAGCTGGAGCAGGATGAGTATGATATCCCGCGCCACCTGCTGGCCCCAGGACCCCAGGACATCTACGACGTACCCCCTGTTCGGGGTATGCTTCCCAGCCAGTATGGCCAGGAG GTATATGACACACCCCCCATGGCTGTCAAGGGTCCTAATGGCCGAGACCCAGTGCTGGATGTATATGATGTGCCCCCCAGTGTGGAGAAGGGCCTGCTACCATCAAATCACCATGCG GTGTATGACATTCCTCCCTCGGTGAGCAAGGATGTGCCTGATGGTCCACTGATGCGCGAGGAGACCTATGATGTGCCCCCTGCCTTTGCCAAGGCCAAGCCCTTTGACCCAGCTCGCCACCCGCTAATCCTTGCTGCACCTCCCCCGGACTCCCCGCCAGCTGAGGATGTGTATGATGTACCACCCCCCGCGCCTGACCTCTATGACGTGCCCCCTGGCCTGAGGAGGCCTGGTCCCGGCACGCTCTACGATGTGCCTCGTGACCGGGCGCTTCCTCCCGAGGTGGCCGATAGCAGCGTGGTTGACGATGGCGTGTATTCTGTGCCCCCGCCCGCTGAGCGAGAGGCTCCAGCTGACGGCAAGCGCCTGTCGGCCTCCAGCACAGGCAGCACGCGCAGCAGCCAGTCAGCGTCCTCCTTGGAGGTGGCGGTGCCAGGCCGGGAGCCCCTGGAGCTAGAGTTCGCAGTGGAGTCCTTGGCACGGTTGCAGCAGGGCGTGAGTGCCACCGTGGCCCACCTTCTGGACCTGGTGGGCAGTGCTGGTGGGGCTGGAGGCTGGCGTAGCACCCCTGAGCCTCCGGAGCCACCAGTGCAGGACTTACGGGCTGCAGTGGCTGCTGTCCAGGGGGCTGTCCTTGAGCTACTGGAGTTTGCTCGCAGTGCCGTGAGCAACGCTGCCCACACTTCTGACCGCACCTTGCATGCCAAGCTTAGTCGGCAGCTGCAGAAAATGGAGGATGTGTACCAGACTTTGGTGGCACATGGTCCGGTGCTTGACAGTGGCCGGGGAGGCCCAGGGTTTACTCTTGAAGATCTGGACCGCCTGGTGGCCTGCTCCCGGGCTGTACCTGAGGATGCCAAGCAGCTGGCCTCCTTCTTGCATGGCAATGCCTCACTGCTCTTCAGACGGACCAAGGCCACCGCCCCAGGACCTGAGGGGGGCGGCCCCCTGCATCCCAATCCCACTGACAAGGCCAGCAGCATCCAGTCACGGCCCCTGCCCTCACCCCCAAAGTTTACCTCCCAGGACTCTCCAGACGGGCAGTACGAGAACAGCGAGGGGGGCTGGATGGAGGATTATGACTACGTCCACCTGCAG GGGaaggaagagtttgagaagaCCCAGAAGGAGCTGCTGGAGAAGGGCAACATCATGCGACAGGGAAAGGGCCAGCTGGAACTGCAGCAG CTGAAGCAGTTCGAGCGCCTGGAGCAGGAGGTGTCACGCCCCATAGACCACGACCTGGCCAACTGGACCCCGGCCCAGCCCTTGGCCCCAGGACGTGCAGGTGGCCCGGGGCCCTCAGACCGACAGCTGCTGCTCTTCTACCTGGAGCAGTGCGAGGCCAACCTGAGCACGCTGACGGATGCGGTGGAAGCCTTCTTCACTGCCGTGGCCACCAACCAGCCACCCAAGATCTTCGTGGCACACAGCAAGTTCGTCATCCTCAGTGCCCACAAGCTGGTGTTTATTGGGGACACGCTGTCACGGCAGGCCAAGGCAGCTGACGTGCGCAGCCAGGTGACCCACTACAGCAACCTGCTGTGTGATCTTCTGCGTGGCATTGTGGCCACCACCAAGGCTGCTGCCCTACAGTACCCGTCCCCCTCTGCTGCCCAGGACATGGTGGACAGGGTCAAGGAGTTGGGCCATAGCACCCAGCAGTTCCGCCGGGTCTTAGGCCAGCTAGCCACTGCCTGA